The Vibrio echinoideorum genome includes a region encoding these proteins:
- a CDS encoding alpha-galactosidase, translated as MNEFIHLKSKNHSLIIKSGRVPEVLHWGAKIASIDEDLLLSTERPISQARLDVDVPLSLCPELGSGHFNAPGIEGHREGRDWAPVFKTVRYDAQDQEACFFLEDKVAQLNLKVEIKLDSESDVVQKRVTVTNKGSNKYYLNKLSSTLPLPNHANELMTFHGRWCHEFQTQRQRFEHGGFMQENRRGRTSHENFPGMFAGTQGFSEQNGLVWGFHLGWSGNHQMRADVRSDGRRFVQAGELLLAGESILESQASYQTPWLFGCYSNSGLNGIAQRFQQFVRDNIIKFPTDKPRPVHLNTWEGIYFDHKPDYIMKMATEAGVMGVERFIIDDGWFVGRDGERTALGDWYLDEVKYPNGLEPVIEHVNQQGMEFGLWVEPEMVSQDSNLYRNHPDWVLGLQGYHQPSGRWQYVLDLQNEACFNYLYERLNALLTRYNITYLKWDMNRELVQPGHQGKAAVHGQTKALYRLVDELNLAHPEVEIESCSSGGGRIDFEILKRTHRFWASDCNDALERQAIQKGMSYFFPPEVMGAHIGPAECHSTNRRHSINMRGVTALMGHMGVELDPVKESPQEKQAFSRYISLHKQFRHVLHSGRSFRMDPSDKNQNIYGVENDDEMLITVCQLAMPEYALPSPLRISCVEDNAMYQVKLVDMPKTSFQLMKQRPQWLGKTLTLSGDNLKEIGLTLPILDPESALILHIKKI; from the coding sequence ATGAACGAATTTATTCACTTAAAGAGTAAAAACCATAGTTTGATCATTAAATCAGGGCGTGTTCCAGAGGTTTTGCATTGGGGGGCAAAGATCGCAAGTATTGATGAAGATCTTCTGCTTTCGACAGAAAGACCGATTTCTCAAGCTCGACTTGATGTGGATGTGCCACTTTCTCTTTGCCCTGAGTTAGGCAGTGGACACTTTAACGCTCCAGGCATTGAAGGTCACAGAGAAGGGCGTGATTGGGCTCCTGTCTTTAAGACCGTTCGTTACGATGCTCAAGATCAAGAGGCGTGTTTTTTCCTTGAAGACAAGGTTGCTCAACTGAACCTTAAGGTAGAGATTAAGCTGGATTCCGAATCTGACGTCGTCCAAAAGCGTGTAACCGTCACCAATAAAGGCAGCAATAAATACTACCTGAATAAGCTTTCTTCTACGTTGCCATTGCCGAATCATGCCAACGAACTCATGACGTTCCATGGCCGTTGGTGTCATGAATTTCAAACGCAACGTCAGCGTTTTGAACACGGCGGCTTCATGCAAGAGAACCGTCGCGGTCGTACTTCACATGAAAACTTCCCTGGCATGTTTGCAGGCACTCAAGGGTTCTCAGAGCAGAACGGTTTGGTGTGGGGATTTCATTTGGGTTGGAGCGGTAACCACCAAATGCGCGCGGATGTTCGTAGTGATGGCCGCCGCTTTGTTCAAGCGGGAGAGTTATTGCTAGCGGGTGAATCGATTCTAGAATCTCAAGCAAGTTACCAAACGCCTTGGCTGTTCGGTTGTTACAGCAACTCAGGTTTAAATGGCATCGCGCAACGCTTTCAACAATTTGTTCGCGACAACATTATTAAATTCCCAACCGATAAACCTCGTCCCGTTCATTTAAACACATGGGAAGGGATCTATTTTGATCACAAGCCTGACTACATCATGAAGATGGCAACAGAAGCGGGCGTGATGGGCGTTGAGCGTTTCATTATTGATGATGGTTGGTTTGTGGGGCGTGATGGTGAACGCACGGCACTGGGCGACTGGTATTTGGATGAGGTGAAATATCCAAATGGCTTAGAGCCTGTGATTGAACATGTAAACCAACAGGGTATGGAGTTTGGCCTTTGGGTTGAACCTGAGATGGTAAGCCAAGATTCTAATCTTTACCGAAATCACCCGGATTGGGTGCTTGGTTTACAAGGATATCATCAACCGTCTGGTCGTTGGCAATACGTGTTAGACCTACAAAATGAAGCGTGTTTTAACTACTTGTATGAACGCCTTAATGCGCTGCTGACTCGGTACAACATCACTTATTTAAAGTGGGATATGAACCGAGAGTTGGTTCAACCTGGGCATCAAGGTAAAGCTGCTGTGCATGGTCAAACTAAAGCGCTATATCGCCTTGTTGATGAGTTGAATCTAGCGCACCCAGAAGTCGAGATTGAATCTTGTTCTTCGGGCGGCGGCCGTATCGATTTTGAAATTCTAAAACGAACGCATCGTTTCTGGGCATCGGATTGTAATGATGCCTTAGAGCGCCAAGCCATTCAGAAAGGCATGAGTTACTTCTTCCCACCAGAGGTGATGGGGGCGCACATCGGCCCAGCTGAATGCCACTCAACCAACCGTCGTCACAGTATCAATATGCGTGGTGTAACCGCACTCATGGGGCATATGGGTGTTGAGCTTGACCCTGTTAAAGAGTCACCGCAAGAGAAACAAGCATTCTCACGTTACATTTCACTGCATAAGCAATTTCGTCATGTTTTGCATTCTGGTCGTAGTTTCCGAATGGATCCTTCGGACAAAAATCAGAATATTTATGGCGTTGAAAATGACGATGAAATGCTGATCACCGTGTGCCAATTAGCGATGCCTGAATATGCTCTGCCTTCTCCACTTCGTATTAGCTGTGTGGAAGACAACGCGATGTATCAAGTGAAGTTAGTGGACATGCCAAAAACCAGTTTCCAATTGATGAAACAGCGCCCCCAATGGCTCGGCAAAACGTTGACCCTGAGTGGCGATAACCTCAAGGAAATTGGATTGACCTTACCGATTCTAGACCCTGAGTCCGCCTTGATTCTTCATATTAAAAAGATATGA
- a CDS encoding solute:sodium symporter family transporter, translated as MSITVLLSFLLFTGFVVAFTYNKVKNDKDTSQDGFFLGGRSLTGGLIASSLILTNLSATSFVGMSAQAYTHNMSVMGWEVASGVTLVIIALMLVPRYLKQGITTIPDFLESRYDMSVKKFVTLLFLCQYVINILPTTLYAGAVVLGEIFDVQALLNISEFSSIALISATIGLLGFFYAIYGGLKAVVIADTINGVGLIIGGLMIPVFGLMALGEGSFGAGLDTLLYAAPEKLQSVGTETDPLPFSTLFTGLLLVNLYYWGTDQSIIQRALGAKNLKEGQKGVILAGAIKVISPLFLIIPGIIAFHMFGADAGNPDTMYTRLVNEVLPKPLVGFFVAVMFGAILSTFNGVLNSSTTLFALNVYKPLFGQGKTDEELVGKGRIFGVVIAIISVCIAPFIMYAPEGLFQYLQMVAGFFSVPIFTIVFVGYISKRVPALAAKVALVVFVSSYAAMQLVFKTPIHFLHQLAILFVVCTALMFIIGYFMPREDDYVMPVNENIDVTPWKFRFEASAIILYMVLGAYVMFSDVGFVSDDPAIMQVYGVCGIVMLVGIFGRLAKRKKALEAAA; from the coding sequence ATGTCTATTACAGTTCTGCTGTCATTCTTGTTATTTACTGGTTTTGTTGTCGCGTTTACCTACAACAAAGTTAAAAATGACAAGGACACCTCACAAGATGGTTTCTTTCTTGGCGGAAGAAGCTTAACCGGTGGTTTGATTGCCAGCTCACTAATTTTAACCAACTTAAGCGCAACTAGCTTTGTTGGCATGAGTGCACAAGCTTATACCCACAATATGAGTGTCATGGGTTGGGAAGTGGCGTCTGGTGTTACCTTAGTGATCATTGCGTTGATGCTGGTACCGCGTTATCTAAAGCAAGGGATCACGACGATACCAGACTTCTTAGAGAGCCGTTACGACATGTCGGTGAAGAAGTTTGTGACGTTACTTTTCTTGTGCCAGTACGTCATCAATATCTTGCCAACCACACTTTATGCCGGTGCCGTTGTTTTGGGGGAGATCTTTGATGTTCAAGCGTTGCTAAATATTTCAGAGTTTAGTTCAATAGCACTCATTTCGGCGACGATTGGTCTACTTGGCTTCTTTTACGCGATTTATGGTGGACTCAAAGCGGTCGTGATTGCCGATACTATTAATGGAGTTGGTCTTATTATTGGCGGCTTGATGATCCCTGTTTTTGGCTTGATGGCATTAGGGGAGGGTAGTTTTGGGGCAGGCTTGGATACGTTGTTGTACGCTGCACCTGAAAAACTGCAATCGGTCGGTACAGAGACAGATCCACTGCCGTTCTCTACCTTGTTTACCGGTCTTTTACTTGTGAACCTTTATTACTGGGGCACTGACCAATCGATCATCCAACGTGCATTGGGTGCTAAGAACCTAAAAGAAGGTCAAAAAGGGGTGATTCTTGCGGGGGCAATTAAGGTGATCTCGCCACTGTTCCTAATCATTCCAGGTATCATTGCTTTTCATATGTTTGGCGCGGATGCCGGTAACCCAGACACCATGTACACGCGCTTGGTAAACGAAGTATTACCTAAGCCTTTAGTTGGCTTCTTTGTTGCGGTTATGTTCGGTGCGATTCTGAGTACCTTCAACGGTGTGCTGAACAGTTCTACGACGTTGTTTGCATTGAATGTCTACAAGCCTCTGTTTGGCCAAGGTAAAACGGATGAAGAACTGGTGGGTAAAGGTCGTATCTTCGGTGTTGTGATCGCGATTATCTCTGTGTGCATCGCACCGTTCATCATGTATGCGCCTGAAGGCTTGTTCCAATACTTACAAATGGTAGCGGGCTTCTTCAGCGTGCCAATCTTTACTATCGTGTTTGTGGGTTACATCTCTAAACGTGTGCCAGCTCTAGCGGCTAAAGTGGCATTGGTGGTATTTGTAAGTTCATACGCTGCGATGCAGCTAGTGTTCAAAACACCTATTCACTTCTTACACCAATTGGCGATTCTGTTTGTTGTATGTACAGCGCTGATGTTCATCATTGGCTACTTCATGCCACGTGAAGATGATTACGTGATGCCTGTGAATGAAAATATCGATGTCACACCTTGGAAGTTCCGTTTCGAAGCTTCGGCTATCATTCTCTACATGGTATTAGGTGCTTACGTGATGTTCTCTGATGTTGGTTTTGTCTCGGATGATCCAGCCATCATGCAGGTGTACGGTGTGTGCGGCATTGTAATGTTAGTCGGTATTTTTGGCCGATTAGCAAAGCGTAAGAAAGCGCTTGAAGCTGCTGCATAA
- a CDS encoding MATE family efflux transporter, producing MPNADSTLNKRMGIVALTWPIFIEVLLRTALNTSDVFMLSGYSDKAVSAVGVISQISFFLIIVSTMVSSGTGILIAQYNGASRDEESSHVGVASIVLAIITGLLLSIIAVLGAEYFIPLYQLEPQVEQYAQEYLFISGALTFNVTIGVVLTTILRSHGYSKSPMVINLIAGVINVFGNYCALYQPFGLPVYGVQGVATATVISQTIGLLILIGVVRSKGIDLPLKQFKSVPKAIYQKIMKIGSMNAGEVLSYNMAQITITFFIVQMGTSSLAAFTYAQNIARLSFAFALAIGQGSQIQTGYYIGKGWVDEITSRVQRYFVVGFIASTSITCMVYIFRFEILDLFTQDPEIIALAALLIAGSILLEAGRVFNLIFISCLKATGDIKFPVKMGILSMWGIGVAMSYLLGVHWGYGVFGAWMAIAMDEWFRGLIMVRRWRAKKWTRFSL from the coding sequence ATGCCTAATGCTGATTCCACCCTAAACAAACGTATGGGAATCGTTGCGCTCACCTGGCCAATTTTTATCGAAGTTCTATTAAGAACAGCACTCAACACCAGTGATGTATTCATGTTATCGGGATACTCAGACAAAGCCGTGTCTGCCGTTGGTGTTATCTCTCAAATATCCTTTTTCCTGATCATCGTCTCGACTATGGTCAGCAGCGGCACGGGCATACTAATTGCGCAATACAATGGTGCATCTCGTGATGAGGAAAGCTCCCATGTAGGTGTGGCGAGTATTGTATTAGCCATTATTACTGGCCTACTATTGAGTATTATCGCTGTTCTTGGCGCAGAATATTTTATTCCGCTTTATCAACTTGAACCTCAAGTTGAACAATACGCTCAAGAGTACCTGTTCATCAGTGGCGCCCTCACCTTCAACGTAACGATTGGTGTGGTGTTAACTACAATTTTACGTAGCCATGGTTACTCTAAGTCACCAATGGTCATCAACCTAATAGCCGGCGTTATCAATGTATTCGGTAACTACTGCGCACTGTACCAACCTTTTGGTTTACCAGTATACGGAGTACAAGGCGTGGCAACGGCGACGGTCATTAGCCAGACCATTGGCCTATTAATTTTAATCGGTGTAGTAAGAAGCAAAGGAATTGATTTACCTCTCAAGCAGTTCAAATCAGTGCCTAAAGCTATCTATCAAAAAATCATGAAGATAGGCTCGATGAACGCCGGAGAAGTACTCTCTTACAACATGGCGCAAATCACGATTACCTTCTTTATTGTGCAAATGGGAACCTCATCACTAGCTGCATTTACTTATGCACAAAACATTGCTCGCCTCTCTTTTGCGTTTGCTTTAGCCATCGGCCAAGGGAGCCAAATTCAAACAGGCTACTACATTGGCAAGGGCTGGGTAGATGAAATAACGAGCCGTGTACAACGTTACTTTGTGGTTGGTTTTATCGCCTCGACCAGCATTACTTGTATGGTCTATATCTTCCGCTTTGAAATTTTAGATCTGTTCACTCAAGATCCAGAGATCATTGCCCTTGCCGCATTGCTCATTGCAGGTTCAATCTTGTTAGAAGCTGGCCGTGTATTTAATCTGATCTTCATCTCGTGCTTAAAAGCGACAGGCGATATTAAATTCCCAGTCAAGATGGGCATACTCAGCATGTGGGGGATTGGCGTCGCTATGAGTTACTTGCTTGGCGTACATTGGGGCTACGGTGTATTTGGTGCCTGGATGGCAATCGCGATGGATGAATGGTTCCGCGGGTTGATCATGGTTCGTCGCTGGCGAGCGAAAAAGTGGACTCGATTCTCTTTGTAA
- a CDS encoding ABC transporter ATP-binding protein: MADISLKQVIKRYGDIQTIHGVDLEINNGEFVVFVGPSGCGKSTLLRLVAGLEEITEGEIHIGNDLVNDVDPAERGVAMVFQSYALYPHMTVEENMGFGLKMNGFAKEIVEKQVTSAAKTLQLEPLLKRKPKELSGGQRQRVAIGRAIVRKPRVFLFDEPLSNLDAELRVDMRLQIAKLHQDLQNTMIYVTHDQVEAMTLADKIVVLRDGRIEQVGSPLELYHSPQNEFVAGFIGSPKMNFLPCLVNSTSDTHAQLTVNGLSKITLPLPNDGLAEGQKLTLGIRPEHLNIDGTSDITIEFQSEVVERLGNSTYMFGQSCGVDSFKVHLPGDQEVTRYQSLNLNFSSKDCHLFDAEGQRIN; the protein is encoded by the coding sequence ATGGCTGATATCAGCTTAAAACAGGTCATCAAACGATATGGTGATATCCAAACGATCCATGGTGTTGATCTAGAAATAAATAACGGCGAATTCGTAGTATTCGTTGGGCCTTCTGGTTGTGGTAAATCAACCCTCTTACGCTTAGTTGCTGGCTTGGAAGAAATCACTGAAGGTGAGATACACATTGGCAATGATCTTGTTAACGATGTCGACCCTGCCGAGCGTGGTGTCGCGATGGTATTCCAATCTTACGCACTTTATCCGCACATGACCGTTGAGGAAAATATGGGCTTTGGCCTGAAAATGAACGGATTTGCTAAGGAAATAGTTGAGAAACAGGTCACTAGCGCCGCTAAAACACTTCAACTAGAGCCTTTATTGAAACGTAAGCCTAAAGAGTTGTCAGGTGGGCAGCGTCAACGTGTTGCAATTGGTCGAGCAATTGTTCGCAAACCAAGAGTGTTCTTATTCGATGAGCCCCTATCAAATTTAGATGCTGAACTTCGCGTCGATATGCGCCTACAAATAGCCAAATTGCACCAAGATCTTCAAAACACCATGATCTATGTAACGCACGATCAGGTCGAAGCCATGACGCTTGCCGACAAGATCGTTGTGCTTAGAGATGGTCGTATTGAACAAGTAGGTTCGCCATTAGAGCTGTATCACTCTCCTCAAAATGAATTTGTAGCCGGCTTTATCGGTTCTCCGAAAATGAACTTCCTACCTTGTTTGGTTAATAGCACCTCAGACACTCACGCCCAACTGACGGTTAATGGCCTTAGTAAAATTACTCTACCATTACCAAATGATGGCCTTGCCGAAGGACAAAAGCTTACGCTTGGTATTCGACCTGAGCATTTAAATATTGATGGCACTTCTGATATCACGATTGAGTTCCAGAGTGAGGTAGTAGAACGACTGGGCAACAGTACTTATATGTTTGGTCAATCTTGTGGCGTAGACAGCTTTAAAGTTCATCTGCCCGGAGATCAAGAGGTCACGCGTTATCAGTCTCTGAATCTAAATTTCTCATCAAAAGATTGTCATCTGTTTGATGCGGAAGGTCAGAGAATCAATTAA
- a CDS encoding LacI family DNA-binding transcriptional regulator: MSITFKDVAKLAGVSTQTVSRVTNGSQDVAESTRNKVNAAIKQLGYVPNKGAQMLSRAKSTSIGLVTLDMALHGAAMIANGVRMQAHNMGYGTTFSVVSESTVDSTREAIRELLAQQVDSIILNVPLTKVEAEYLVEQYQHLNLIFIDVPSDTHVNYICGDHAKGATMAAQHLIESGRRDYLLITGPNESSASKIRHQSWLAALSDAESKVQYQYQGNWQAESGYLGVREAVAKQAVFDAVLVASDQMALGALRALQELQIPVPEKVAVVGFDGIEDSAFFNPPLTTIKQDFTTIGQQAVVLAEKLSANSQDALLQQHIETTLIPRESSQSKITAHYEKQQIEQLLKKIQSLLPE, encoded by the coding sequence ATGAGTATCACCTTCAAAGACGTAGCAAAACTGGCAGGGGTATCCACCCAGACGGTATCTCGAGTAACCAATGGCTCACAAGACGTCGCGGAATCCACCCGTAACAAGGTTAACGCCGCCATAAAGCAACTGGGATATGTACCCAATAAAGGTGCGCAAATGCTCAGTCGAGCCAAGTCCACCAGCATTGGCTTAGTCACGCTCGATATGGCACTGCATGGCGCAGCAATGATCGCAAATGGCGTGCGAATGCAGGCTCACAATATGGGTTACGGCACCACATTTTCTGTCGTCTCTGAATCAACCGTCGACAGTACACGAGAAGCTATTCGTGAATTACTCGCCCAACAGGTCGACAGTATTATCCTCAACGTTCCTCTAACTAAAGTTGAAGCTGAGTATTTGGTCGAGCAGTATCAACACCTGAACCTTATATTCATTGATGTCCCTTCAGACACACACGTCAATTACATATGTGGTGACCATGCTAAAGGCGCAACAATGGCCGCTCAACATTTAATAGAAAGTGGACGTCGAGATTACTTGCTGATCACTGGCCCAAACGAATCCAGTGCCTCAAAGATTCGTCATCAAAGCTGGTTAGCCGCGTTATCAGATGCAGAGAGTAAGGTGCAGTACCAATATCAAGGAAACTGGCAAGCAGAAAGTGGTTATCTTGGCGTTCGAGAAGCTGTCGCTAAACAAGCCGTATTTGATGCCGTGTTAGTGGCAAGTGATCAGATGGCATTAGGCGCTTTACGCGCGCTACAAGAACTGCAGATTCCAGTACCAGAAAAGGTTGCAGTCGTCGGCTTTGATGGCATCGAGGACAGTGCTTTCTTTAACCCACCTCTCACCACAATCAAACAAGATTTCACTACAATAGGTCAACAAGCCGTAGTACTTGCAGAGAAGCTCAGCGCCAACTCACAAGATGCCCTACTGCAACAACATATTGAAACCACACTGATTCCCAGAGAGAGTAGTCAATCTAAGATTACGGCTCACTATGAAAAACAACAGATAGAGCAACTCCTGAAGAAAATTCAGAGCCTATTACCGGAATAG
- a CDS encoding carbohydrate ABC transporter permease, which translates to MFPQPIQKAGRFTNISYRVALPISIVMWLLPLIAVMMTSIRSMDDINKGNYWGWPSEIQFIENYTQVFTSTSMGQYLINSLIITLPAVAGAVALSTLAGYALAKYNFKANVWIFAMFIAGNFVPFQILMIPVRDLTIGLGLYDTHWALIFFHIAFQAGFCTLFMRNFIVGIPDALIEAARVEGVSEWKIFWHVVLPLVRPALAALAVLVFTFIWNDYFWALVLVQSDDVRPVTAGLSSLQGQWLASWQFMSAGAVVAAIPPVVLFFTMQKHFIAGLTLGATKG; encoded by the coding sequence ATGTTTCCGCAACCAATTCAAAAAGCTGGTCGCTTTACTAACATCAGTTACCGAGTCGCGTTACCTATCTCGATCGTGATGTGGTTACTGCCACTTATCGCAGTGATGATGACATCGATTCGTTCGATGGACGACATCAACAAGGGTAACTACTGGGGTTGGCCGAGTGAGATTCAGTTCATTGAGAATTACACCCAAGTTTTTACCTCGACATCAATGGGGCAGTACTTAATCAATAGCTTGATCATTACATTGCCAGCGGTCGCAGGGGCTGTTGCTCTCTCGACATTGGCTGGATACGCCTTGGCGAAATACAATTTCAAGGCCAATGTTTGGATCTTTGCGATGTTTATTGCGGGCAACTTTGTTCCGTTTCAAATTTTGATGATTCCTGTACGTGACTTAACCATTGGATTGGGTTTGTACGATACCCATTGGGCGTTGATTTTCTTCCATATCGCTTTCCAAGCCGGATTTTGTACCTTGTTTATGCGTAACTTTATTGTTGGCATTCCCGATGCGTTAATTGAAGCGGCAAGAGTGGAGGGAGTCAGTGAATGGAAGATTTTCTGGCATGTCGTATTGCCTCTCGTTCGTCCTGCACTCGCGGCATTAGCGGTACTGGTGTTTACCTTCATTTGGAATGATTATTTTTGGGCTTTGGTATTGGTTCAAAGTGATGATGTTCGCCCTGTGACCGCTGGCTTGAGCTCATTGCAAGGCCAATGGTTGGCGTCTTGGCAGTTTATGTCTGCCGGAGCGGTAGTGGCTGCTATTCCACCTGTGGTTCTGTTCTTCACTATGCAGAAACACTTTATTGCTGGCCTGACTTTAGGTGCAACAAAGGGCTAA
- a CDS encoding ABC transporter substrate-binding protein, translated as MKYVKHIAATAVLAASVSATSFAGTLVINSDASDPAPKEAWGEIINRFEKENPDITVKYNLYDHESYKTTIRNWLVTSPPDVVFWYAGNRMKAFVDRGLFEDVSDIWTDNNMQQDFAAAAPAMTVKGKQYGVPYTYYQWGIYYRKDIFEQYGIGEPKTWDDLKSASATLKENGVAPFAIGTKYLWTAAGWFDYINMRTNGLDFHIQLMEGKVSYSDERVKKTFANWAELVEPGYYLENHASYSWQEAQPFLYNGKAAMYLMGNFITPNFPEELDGKMDFFQFPVIDSSVPMSEDAPMDTLHIPSKAKNKEDARKFLEFVARAENQQLINEMLLQIPTNNKAKAKADPFLDKGVAMLGSTEGTAQFYDRDTDPAMAKEGMKGFQEFMVHPDRIEKILKKLDKVSKRTFK; from the coding sequence ATGAAATACGTGAAACATATCGCTGCTACTGCAGTGCTTGCTGCCTCCGTATCTGCAACCTCGTTTGCAGGCACTTTGGTCATAAACTCTGATGCTTCTGATCCTGCACCAAAAGAAGCTTGGGGTGAGATCATCAACCGCTTTGAAAAAGAAAATCCTGATATTACGGTTAAGTACAATTTGTACGATCACGAGTCGTACAAAACAACGATTCGTAATTGGTTGGTGACTTCGCCGCCGGATGTGGTTTTTTGGTATGCGGGTAACCGAATGAAAGCCTTCGTTGATCGTGGCTTATTCGAAGATGTGAGTGATATCTGGACTGACAACAACATGCAGCAAGATTTCGCAGCCGCGGCGCCAGCTATGACGGTGAAAGGCAAGCAATATGGTGTGCCATACACGTATTACCAATGGGGTATCTACTACCGTAAAGATATATTTGAACAATATGGAATCGGCGAACCGAAAACGTGGGATGACTTGAAATCCGCATCAGCAACGCTCAAAGAAAATGGCGTGGCACCGTTTGCTATTGGTACCAAGTATCTTTGGACGGCGGCGGGTTGGTTTGATTACATCAACATGCGTACCAATGGTCTAGATTTCCATATTCAGTTGATGGAAGGCAAGGTGTCTTATTCTGATGAACGTGTTAAGAAAACCTTTGCTAATTGGGCTGAACTTGTTGAACCGGGTTACTACCTAGAAAACCACGCCTCTTATTCTTGGCAGGAAGCTCAACCGTTCTTGTATAACGGCAAGGCGGCGATGTACCTAATGGGTAACTTTATCACGCCAAACTTCCCTGAAGAGTTGGATGGAAAAATGGATTTCTTCCAATTCCCTGTGATCGACTCAAGCGTACCTATGTCTGAAGATGCGCCAATGGATACGCTACATATTCCTTCAAAAGCGAAGAACAAAGAAGACGCTCGTAAGTTCTTAGAGTTTGTTGCACGTGCAGAAAATCAGCAGCTAATCAATGAGATGCTGTTGCAAATCCCAACTAACAACAAAGCAAAAGCGAAAGCTGATCCGTTCTTGGACAAAGGCGTTGCGATGCTCGGTTCTACCGAGGGTACTGCTCAGTTCTATGATAGAGACACTGATCCTGCGATGGCTAAAGAAGGCATGAAGGGTTTCCAAGAGTTTATGGTTCACCCTGATCGTATCGAAAAAATCTTGAAGAAACTCGATAAGGTAAGCAAGCGCACCTTTAAATAA
- a CDS encoding carbohydrate ABC transporter permease: MEQSVKTIYPENRTPSAKKKRRISSKVSPWLFLAPAIVIFSLYVIYPILDSIWLSFFEWDGLGEKEWVGLGNYRELFDSEAFYTSLTNNFLWLIFFMLAPPCGLAIALFLNQQVKGIRVVKSLFFFPFVISQVVVGLVFAWFYDPSFGLFNIALGAFGFEPISILADEDYVTYGIIAAGLWPQISYCMILYLTGLNNLDPEQLEAARLDGAKKWRMLWYVVLPQLRPATFIAVVVTVIGALRSFDLVATMTAGGPWGSSTVLAYQMYEESIFNYRMGYGAAVSVVLFLIMDIYIAYFLWRMLRSEK, from the coding sequence ATGGAGCAATCTGTGAAAACGATATACCCAGAAAATCGCACTCCGTCAGCGAAGAAGAAAAGACGCATCAGTTCCAAGGTGTCTCCTTGGCTGTTCTTAGCTCCGGCTATTGTCATCTTCTCTCTTTACGTTATTTATCCGATCTTGGACAGCATTTGGCTGAGCTTCTTTGAATGGGATGGGTTAGGGGAAAAAGAGTGGGTAGGGTTGGGCAATTATCGTGAACTGTTTGATTCAGAGGCCTTCTATACCTCTTTGACGAATAACTTTCTTTGGTTGATCTTTTTTATGCTCGCGCCACCTTGTGGCTTAGCGATTGCCCTTTTTCTAAACCAACAAGTGAAAGGCATTCGAGTCGTTAAATCTCTATTTTTCTTTCCCTTTGTTATTTCCCAAGTGGTGGTCGGCCTCGTATTTGCTTGGTTCTATGACCCGTCATTTGGTCTTTTTAATATCGCGTTAGGTGCCTTTGGCTTTGAGCCAATTTCAATTCTCGCCGATGAAGATTATGTCACCTATGGAATTATTGCTGCAGGCTTATGGCCACAAATTTCTTACTGCATGATCTTGTATTTAACGGGTTTGAATAACCTAGACCCAGAACAGTTAGAAGCGGCACGCCTTGATGGGGCGAAGAAGTGGCGCATGCTCTGGTATGTGGTTCTTCCTCAATTAAGGCCTGCGACTTTTATTGCTGTTGTAGTGACCGTGATTGGTGCCTTACGTTCATTCGATTTAGTTGCGACTATGACTGCGGGTGGCCCTTGGGGAAGCTCAACGGTACTGGCGTATCAAATGTATGAAGAGTCTATTTTTAACTATCGAATGGGTTATGGTGCGGCGGTTTCTGTGGTGCTGTTTCTGATTATGGATATCTATATCGCTTACTTCTTGTGGCGCATGTTAAGGAGTGAAAAATAA